In Gadus macrocephalus chromosome 11, ASM3116895v1, a single genomic region encodes these proteins:
- the LOC132468249 gene encoding uncharacterized protein LOC132468249 isoform X1 has protein sequence MGRMCVEGRRNEGRPGEGSGGDLMRGGGLLVVLSLIVSSSGASPNSTGISQPPVNASVATGKRAEFICGMANSLNKTLNFTMYAPKKNLSITCVGDQTEATEKVNFDRYFGECKGEKNNPRAVLSIVDAKLSDNGIYVRCQFLQESSAAFLNVYEPSGSNSFGIIIGCTIGAFITTLLVFGALFHVIRGSEKLQQCFRGPVEVEEDITMATVE, from the exons ATGGGGCGAATGTGTGTGGAAGGGAGGAGGAATGAAGGGCGGCCGGGAGAAGGGAGCGGCGGAGACCtgatgagagggggggggctgttggtgGTGCTCTCCCTCATAGTGTCCTCTTcag GTGCCTCGCCTAATTCCACAGGCATTAGCCAGCCACCAGTGAACGCATCCGTGGCAACTGGAAAACGTGCAGAGTTCATCTGTGGCATGGCCAATTCCCTCAATAAGACGCTCAATTTCACTATGTATGCTCCCAAGAAAAACCTCAGCATCACCTGTGTTGGAGATCAGACTGAAGCGACCGAAAAG GTCAACTTCGACCGCTACTTTGGTGAATGTAAGGGAGAGAAAAACAACCCGCGGGCCGTGTTGTCCATCGTTGACGCCAAATTATCGGACAACGGCATTTATGTCAGATGCCAGTTCCTTCAAGAAAGCTCTGCTGCATTCTTAAACGTCTACG AACCATCCGGATCCAACAGCTTCGGTATCATCATTGGCTGCACTATTGGAGCATTCATCACCACTCTACTGGTCTTTGGCGCGCTTTTCCACGTTATTCGGGGATCCGAGAAACTACAGCAATGCTTCA GAGGTCcagttgaggtggaggaggacatcACCATGGCCACCGTGGAGTGA
- the LOC132468249 gene encoding uncharacterized protein LOC132468249 isoform X2, with product MRASPNSTGISQPPVNASVATGKRAEFICGMANSLNKTLNFTMYAPKKNLSITCVGDQTEATEKVNFDRYFGECKGEKNNPRAVLSIVDAKLSDNGIYVRCQFLQESSAAFLNVYEPSGSNSFGIIIGCTIGAFITTLLVFGALFHVIRGSEKLQQCFRGPVEVEEDITMATVE from the exons ATGC GTGCCTCGCCTAATTCCACAGGCATTAGCCAGCCACCAGTGAACGCATCCGTGGCAACTGGAAAACGTGCAGAGTTCATCTGTGGCATGGCCAATTCCCTCAATAAGACGCTCAATTTCACTATGTATGCTCCCAAGAAAAACCTCAGCATCACCTGTGTTGGAGATCAGACTGAAGCGACCGAAAAG GTCAACTTCGACCGCTACTTTGGTGAATGTAAGGGAGAGAAAAACAACCCGCGGGCCGTGTTGTCCATCGTTGACGCCAAATTATCGGACAACGGCATTTATGTCAGATGCCAGTTCCTTCAAGAAAGCTCTGCTGCATTCTTAAACGTCTACG AACCATCCGGATCCAACAGCTTCGGTATCATCATTGGCTGCACTATTGGAGCATTCATCACCACTCTACTGGTCTTTGGCGCGCTTTTCCACGTTATTCGGGGATCCGAGAAACTACAGCAATGCTTCA GAGGTCcagttgaggtggaggaggacatcACCATGGCCACCGTGGAGTGA